One window from the genome of Mauremys mutica isolate MM-2020 ecotype Southern chromosome 4, ASM2049712v1, whole genome shotgun sequence encodes:
- the CCDC86 gene encoding coiled-coil domain-containing protein 86 has product MEPAPGARRLRRSRRLQAQGLEPALERPQEEPRAPPLSPEGGQAGAPGEPGRGETLGVAPAPAPALQRRNPAKKGKEAPAIPKGKPKSGRVWKDPGKKRFSHMIQDKPLRTSWERKMKERQEKKIVKDFARHLQEEKQREREEKKQRREENLKRRLENERKAEVVQVIRNPLKLKRAKKKQLRRIEKRDTLALLQKRQVQRKEAKE; this is encoded by the exons ATGGAGCCGGCTCCGGGCGCCAGGCGGCTGCGGAGGAGCCGGAGGCTGCAGGCGCAGGGGCTAGAGCCGGCGCTCGAGCGACCccaggaggagcccagggctccgCCGCTCAGCCCCGAGGGCGGGCAAGCGGGTGCCCCCGGGGAGCCCGGCCGCGGCGAGACCCTGGGggtggccccggccccggcccctgccctgcagcgGCGGAATCCGGCCAAGAAGGGCAAGGAGGCGCCGGCGATTCCCAAGGGGAAGCCTAAATCCGGGCGGGTGTGGAAGGATCCCGGCAAGAAGCG GTTTTCTCATATGATTCAGGACAAGCCGCTCCGCACCTCCTGGGAGCGAAAGATGAAAGAGCGCCAGGAGAAGAAAATAGTCAAGGATTTTGCCCGGCATCTTCAGGAAGAAAAACAGAGGGAGCGTGAG GAGAAGAAGCAGCGCCGGGAAGAGAACTTGAAACGACGCCTGGAGAACGAGCGGAAGGCGGAGGTCGTACAAGTG ATCCGGAATCCGCTCAAGTTGAAGCGTGCCAAGAAGAAGCAGCTGCGCCGGATTGAGAAGCGGGATACGCTGGCACTATTGCAGAAACGCCAGGTGCAGCGCAAAGAGGCCAAGGAGTGA